The genomic stretch GGGAAGTGGACTTCGCACCCGGACCGGGTGGCAAGCAGGAGAAAGTCATTCTGGCCGTTCACGCCGGGGCCTATGACATCGGCACGATCCGCAAAGGGGCTTTGGACGTTATTTCGGGGAAAATCGACCCGTCCACCATTCGGGTTCTTGCCGAGACAAAGCAATACCCGGGCTGGGTCTACGCGGCCAGAAAAGGACTTGATCCTGATGTGGTCACTCGTATTGCAGCAGCCATGTTCGCGTTGGAAAATTCCCGCGAGGACCATGCAAGCATTCTGCGAAACGCAGGAATGCGTGGCATTATTCCGGCCAAAGACATTGATTACGAATCGGTTCGTCAACTGGCCAATAAGTTGGGGCTGGAATAATGATGACCATGCGATTCCTCAATAAACTCAAGTTCCGCACCAAGCTGAATCTGGGAATTTACGGGCTCTTGATCATCATGGCGTTGCTGTTGTTGCCGCTGGTCGGCAGCACAACGACCAAAACACTGGTCGAAGAGAGTAAGAAGCGAGGATCATCCCTTGCCGAATCCATGGCCGCCCGTGCCGTTGACCCCTTGCTGGCAAAGGACTTTCTCCGACTGAAGAACATGGTCGACGAGCAGATTGCCGTGGGTGATGTGGTGTACGTTTTTGTGCAGGACAAGCTCGGCAACGTACTCACGCATACGTTTCATCGGGGATTCCCAACCGATCTGATCCGGGCCAATACGGTCAGGGATGAGAACAAGGTTCATATCCAATTGTTGGCTGACGGGGTGGAGCGTATCTACGATTTCGCTTCGCCGGTGAAGATCGACGACAACCGGTTGGGTACCGTCCGAATCGGTCTTTCCAAAACCCGCATCGACGCCACGGTTAATCGTCAGTTGACCACCATGGCCATGCTTGTTGCGGGCGTGCTTTTTGTCGCCACCATCCTCGGGTCCATTTTCGCTCAACAGGTGGCGAGCCGTCTGGCTGCCTTGCGCCTGCACGCCGAAGCCATGTTGATGGGTAACCTCGATTCCCATTCCGGCCCGCTGGACGGGGTGCATTGCTGGGAAAAACAGGACTGCGGGTTGAAGCAATGTCCTGCCTATGGGGAGCGGCAACGGCGGTGCTGGTATATCGCCGGAACCATGTGCCCGGACTGCGATGATGAAGACGTCCGCCGCGGCGTGCAGGATTCCTGTCAGAAGTGCCGTGTCTACCGTGAAGGGTCGGGCGATGAGTTGCAGGACCTTGCCGAGACCTTTGATGTCATGGCTTTGTCGCTGAAAACACATATCGAGGAGCTTCGCGGTGCGGAGCGGAATCTGCGTGATCAGCAGCGGCTCATCCGAACCATTCTGGATGTTACCCCGGATCGCGTGTCGCTGGTCGATACCACCATGCGCTATCAGGGCGCCAACCGGAGCTTTGCCGAATTTGTCGGGCGGGAACTGCACGAAATCATTGGTAAGACCGACTTTGATTTGTTCCCTGAACATGTGGCCGAAGAGCGCCATTTCGCCTCCCGTGATATTCTGGAATCCGGCGAGCGACTCGACACCCAGATCATGATCAAGAACGACGAAGGGGAGCGTTGGTTCCATGTTGTCTGCATTCCTGTCTACGATGAAGACGGCAGCATCTCCGGCTTGTTGCGGACCGACCGCGATATCACGGATATCAAGGGATACGAACGTCAGTTACTTCAGGCTCAGAAAATGGAATCCCTTGGATTGATGGTCGGTGGCGTGGCTCATGAGATCAACACGCCTCTTGGGATCATCCTTGGATATTCCCAGTTGTTGCAGGAAGATGTGGAAGACGGAAGCCAAATCCATCAGGACCTCAAGATTATCGAAAAGCAGACGCAGGTCTGCAAGAAGATCGTTTCCGATCTGCTGGGTTTCTCCCGACAGACCCATTCCACCAAGCGGGAAATGTGCTTCAACAACTCGGTCATGGAAGCGGTTCAACTGGTTCGCCACACCTTCCAGCTTGACCGTGTGAAGATCGTGACCGAGCTCGATGATCGGTTCCCCATCATTTACGGTGACCCTGAAAAGCTCAAGCAGGTATGGATCAATCTGCTCAATAACAGCCGGGACGCCATGAATGGCCGCGGTGGCACCATTGTTATCCGAACCCTTCTGGACACGCCTGGAGGCATTGTCACCCTGTGGCTGGCCGACAATGGCGAAGGAATTTCATCGGATCGACTCAAGATGATCTTCGATCCCTTCTATTCCACGAAGCCAGTGGGTGTTGGGACAGGCTTGGGGTTGTCCGTATCCTTTGGTATAATTGAAGACCATGACGGTCATATAAATGCAGAGAGTCCTGTGCCGAAAAATTTTGTTTTCCCTGAAAACAGTCAGGAAAATCAGGGGCCGGGGACCGTCTTTGAAGTCCGGCTGCCCCTGGACCACAGTGAAGATATCCCTACCAATGGTTCGGTTAAGGAACAGGAAGAAACATTTGATACGCCCCCGGCAGACGGGGCGGATATCCCATAAGGAGGAGGCATGGCCAATATAATCGTAGTAGACGATATCTCCGATGCAGGCATGCTGGTAAAACGTATTCTTGAACGAAAAGGCCACTCTGTTTCGGCGTTCACGGAAGAGGAGGACGCCCTCAAGCACGCCGCTTCAAAGCCGGTGGATCTGGCCATTCTCGACATCAAGCTGAAAAAGATGACAGGCGTGGAAGTACTGGAAGAACTGAAAAAGAACAGCCCGGACATCAAGGCCATCATGCTCACAGGCTACCCCACGCTGGAGACCGCCCGCGAGTCCTTGCGTCTGGGAGCGCAGGAGTATTGCGTCAAGCCCATTAACAAGGAAGAACTCGAAGCCAAGGTCGCTGAGGTTCTCGGAGATTAACGCATGCAGTTAACGCAGCTTTTCAAGCACTGGTCTTATCAGGTTTTCGCACCCGGCACCTTGTTGCGTCGAAAGTACGAGGCATTCAAGTCGCTGCTCAAGCACGACGCCATCGCCCTTGAGCTTATCGCCGATCTTGAAGAGCTGTTTTATGGGGAGGTGCTGGCGGATCGACAACGGGCTAACCATCTTGCTGCCAAGCTCTCCGAGGCCGTGAGTATCATGGCCGGACAGTTGGTGGAGATGAATCCCACCGCGTACATGGATTTGCAGGAGTACTTCCGCAAGATCGATTTCTATGTCCGAATGTCGCTGGAGCTTGAACAGCCTGAAGTCGGGCCGCCATATATCCTTTCTTTGGAAGATGCGGGGGCGTTCCCGCAACTGGCCGGAGGCAAGGCTTCCAACCTCGGTCGTGCTTCAAAGGTGGAAGGCATGCCCGTACCCAAAGGGTTTGTGGTGACAGCCAATGCGTACAATTATTTCATCGATTACAACGGATTGAATGACGGTATCGAGGAGTGCCTGCGACAGATGGTCGTGGGCGACCGCGACCTGTTGGCCCGACTGACACTGGAGGTGCAGGAGATGATCCTGGCCGGAGAGGTACCCGAAGAGATCGCCCGTGGCATCCGCTTCGGTGTCTCCGAAATCATTTCCGGCGATGACCTGATCGCGGTTCGATCCAGTGCGTTGGCCGAAGATGGCGAGATTTCCTTTGCCGGTCAGTATGCCAGTGAACTCAACGTGCCCCCCAACGATGTCCTTGAAGCGTACAAGCGTGTTCTGGCGGGCAAGTATTGCCCCCGCGCCATTGCGTATCGAATTTCCAACGGCTTGACTGATCGCGACACGGCCATGGCAACACTGGTGCTGCCCATGGTCGATGCGGAGAATGCCGGTGTGGTTTACTCCAAGGACCCGGATTGTCGCGGTGGCAACACCATTGGCGTGTATGGTGTGCGTGGCCTTGGCGAGCATCTGGTGGACGGGTCGGTTTCTCCCGGCAAGGCGAACCTGAGCCGCGGTGAGAATCCGGCGCTTTCCCCGGAGTGCACCCCGGATACCAACGGCCTGCCCGGAGAAGAAACGCTGGTTCGTCTTGGTCGTCTGGCCATGCGTCTGGAAGAGGAGTTCGGCAAACCGCAGGATATCGAGTGGGCCGAGGATGTCACCGGCGAGCTGTATATTTTGCAGACCAGGCCACTTCAGGCTGAACGAGAAGAGGCTGAGACCACCTATGAGCCGCTGGAAGTCAAGCCCATGCAGGATGGTCTTGAACGAGCCTCCACCGGCGTAGGTTGCGGTGAAGTCTACTTTGCTCCCACCGGTGAATCCATTGCCCGGATACCCGAGGGAGCCGTTGTCGTCACCCCGTCCCTGAAACCCTCTTTACTGACATTCATTTCCAAAATGAGCGCGGTGATCTCGACCACCGGCAGTCGGGCAAGCCACTTTGCATCAGTGGCCCGCGAGACCGGTGTGCCGGTTCTGGTCGGCCAACTGGATCAGGAGCTTGAAGCCGGACAGGTGGTGACTGTCGATGGAACCGGCGGTGCCATCTACGATGGCTGTGTCGAGGCGATTCTGACCCGTGCCCGGGGCGAGAAATTCATTCCACAGCGGGTCATCAAGCAATACGAGAAGGTCGTTCCCTATACGGTCAAACTCAATCTCACTGATCCCGAGGGTGATAATTTCAATCCCGAGGGGTGCCGCTCGCTGCATGATGTCGTGCGTTTTTGCCACGAGAAGGCTGTGGGCGAGATGTTCTCCATCGTCGATAAGCGTGGGCGTGGCATGTACGCAGCCAAACGGCTCAAGACCGATCTGCCGCTGGTCATGTACCTGCTCGATCTGGGCAAGGGGCTGTTCGACGGGTGTGAAAAGAACAAGCTGGTTTCGCCGCAGGATATCAAAAGTCGTCCCATGTGGGCGCTCTGGTACGGTTTGGCGGATTCGCGGGTCAAGTGGCCCGAGAAGCTGACCCACATGGACTGGGAGACCTTTGACAAGATGGCAGGCGGCATCTTCAGCTTTGATTCCAAGCTGCTGGCAAGCTACGGGCTGATCTCCGAGGACTACCTCCACCTGATGATCCGGTTCGGCTACCACTTCTCGGTGGTTGATACCATCTGCGGGCCGGATGCCGGTCGTAACTATATCAATTTCCGTTTCAAGGGTGGCGGGGCCGGTTTTGATCAGCGCCTGCTGCGTTTGCAGTTCATCCGCAAGGTTCTGGATGAGTATGGCTTTGAAACTGGTACACGGGGCGACATGATCGATGCGAAGGTCGCCAGAATAGACGAGAACACCACACGCAGACTGTTGGCCCGACTTGGTTACCTGATGGCTGTGACGCGACTCATGGACATGAGCATGCAGAACGAGGAACAGGTGGATCAGGAAGTGCAACGGTTCATGGACGCAGCGGAGCACAAAGATGTTCGGTTGGAAAAAGACTAAAAAGAGTACGCCCTACCAGGTGACCTGGGTGACCGAGCAGCTTGGCGTTGGGCATGCCCCAATGAGCCATCCGCAGCTCGATGCCATCCGGGCTGAAGGGGTGGATGCCATCCTCAATCTCTGCGGTGAGTTTTGTGATCTGCATGAGATTGAAGAGGATGCCGGTTTTGAAGTCCACTATCTCCCCTTGGAGGATGAAGAAGCGCCCGGACTCATCGAGCTGGAGAAAGCCCTCGAATGGCTGGACGAAGCCATTTATCTGGGAAAGAAAGTGCTCATCCACTGTCGGCACGGCATCGGTCGGACCGGCACCGTGCTCAATGCCTACCTGCTGCGTCGCGGATTGGGCCACAAACTTGCAGGCAAGGCCCTGAAAAAACTGAAAAGCAAACCGGCCAACTTCGTGCAGTGGCGCACAGTGCGAAAGTACGGCAAGAAATCCGGCATGCTCAGTGTTCGTGAGCCTTCGCTGGAGTTCAAGCGGCTGGTGGACCTTGCCCCGTTTTTCAATGATTATTGCGAACTGGTGGAACGACTGGAGGAACAGGTCGGTTCCAAGCGTCAGGGGTTGGCCTGCGGATTGGACAACGCCTCCTGCTGTACCACGCCGGTCCGTTTGACACTGGTCGAGGCTGTCCACATCAGTCATCGCATCAATACCGAACTCTCCTGCAAAAACAGACTGGCCCTGATCGAGCGGGCCGTGGAAACGGCGCAGGCTGAACGCCGTACGGCCTCGGCCATGCAGACCAATGCCGAAGGGGACGAGTTCTGTCTGTCCGAAGCCGGGGCCGTTTGTCCGCTGCTGGAAGAAGGGCAGTGTTTGCTCTTTGACCATCGCCCCCTCCAGTGCCGCGCCTTTGCGCAGGACCATTCTCAGGATGGGGACCTGTGGGAGCGGTTGCTCACGCCTGCTCTGTCCAAGATTTCTGCCGAAATATGGTTTGCCTACACCGGCTCCATGGCCGATGACATGCCGGTCTTCCCCCTGCCTGATGTGGTTTCCGGAAAATTCATGGAAACCATTTTCAAAATGATGATGCAGCAGGGCCTGGATTCCTGACCCTGCCGTTGTTTCGTTCAGACGGAGCACAGTCCTTTTCATCCTACATACCAGCTCTCTTTCCTTCTGTTCCATCAGTGACGGATATTCTTCCGTATGATGCCTGTCTTTTGTTGATATAAACTTACAACATGTGCCAAGGTAATAGGCAAATCTCTGTCGGTTGTTCTGAGAACAAATGATGGCGGTTTTCAGCATGATATGACCGTGCATCGAAACGTTTGCGCAAACGTTTCGATGTATGCTAGACGGGAAAAAGTTGATCACGTAACGGGCGCCATGCGTCAGGGAGCGACTCCATGAAAAAAGCGAAGCTTATCAACTCGGGCATATCCTACATTGTTTCCACCATGGGCCATGGTGACGGGATCACTGTTTGCGATGCGGGTCTGCCGATTCCAGGCTCGACACAGCGAATTGATCTGGCAGTGACTCGTGGCATCCCCTCGTTCATGGAAACGGTCAAGGCCATTGCTTCGGAGCTGGAAATCGAAGGCGTTGAAATGGCCGAGGAGTTCAAGGAGAAAAGCCCTGAACTGCATCGGGAGCTGCTTGTCTTTCTGGAAACGATCGCTGACGAACGAGGCAAGCCAGTGTTGATTTCCTATATCCCCCATGAAGAATTCAAGGCCAACACCGAGAAATCCCTGGCCGTTGTGCGCACCGGCGAGTGCACGCCTTTTGCCAATGTGACCCTCAAGTCCGGCGTTGTCTTTTAGGAGACCTGTCATGGAGGAACTGCTCAGGCTTGACGGCATTGAAAAGTCCTTTCCGGGCGTCAAGGCGCTTGATCGCGTCAATCTTCGGGTCGAGGCTGGGCGCGTCATGGCACTTGTCGGGGAGAATGGCGCGGGGAAATCGACCCTCATGAAAGTGCTGACCGGCATCTACCAACGTGACGCCGGAACCATCACCTACCTCGGTAAGGAACGACAGTTCGCTGGCCCTCGTGATTCCCAGCAGGCTGGTATCTCCATCATCCATCAGGAGCTGAATCTGCTCCCGGAACTCTCCATAGCGGAAAACATCTTCCTTGGTCGCGAACCATCAGGATTCGCGGGCCGTATCCATTGGAAAGCAATGTACAAGCAGGCGGATGCGCTTCTGGCTCGGCTCGGTGTTTCCCGCTCATCACGCACACGCCTGGGCGATCTGTCCATCGGTGAGCAGCAGATGGTGGAAATCGCCAAGGCGCTCTCTTTCGAGAGTCGGGTCATCATCATGGATGAACCCACCGACACCCTGACCGATACCGAAACCGAGGCGCTGCATGGCGTTATCAGGGAGTTGCGGGATTCGGGACGTGGCATCGTGTACATTTCGCATCGGCTCAAGGAAATATTTGAAATCTGCGACGACGTAACCGTACTGCGTGACGGCAATTTCATCGGAGAAGCGCCGGTTGCCGATATGGATGAGGAAGCGTTGATCGAGATGATGGTCGGACGCCGACTGGAGGAGCAGTACCCGCGAGTCGAGGTCACTCCCGGCCGATTCAGCCTGGAGGTCACCGATCTGGTCGGGCCGCGTCTGGATTCGGTTTCCATGGCCGTGCGCGAAGGCGAGATTCTCGGTGTGTCCGGGCTGATGGGCGCTGGGCGGACCGAATTGATGAAGGCCGTGTTCGGCGCACATCCCATTGAATCCGGCTCGGTTTCCATGTTTGGCGAGCCGGTTCGCATCCGGTCGCCCAAGGATGCCCTTGAAGCCGGGATTGCCTACATCAGCGAAGATCGCAAGCGGGATGGTCTGATTCTCGGCATGTCGGTGCAAAAGAACATGACTTTGG from Pseudodesulfovibrio profundus encodes the following:
- a CDS encoding ATP-binding protein, whose protein sequence is MRFLNKLKFRTKLNLGIYGLLIIMALLLLPLVGSTTTKTLVEESKKRGSSLAESMAARAVDPLLAKDFLRLKNMVDEQIAVGDVVYVFVQDKLGNVLTHTFHRGFPTDLIRANTVRDENKVHIQLLADGVERIYDFASPVKIDDNRLGTVRIGLSKTRIDATVNRQLTTMAMLVAGVLFVATILGSIFAQQVASRLAALRLHAEAMLMGNLDSHSGPLDGVHCWEKQDCGLKQCPAYGERQRRCWYIAGTMCPDCDDEDVRRGVQDSCQKCRVYREGSGDELQDLAETFDVMALSLKTHIEELRGAERNLRDQQRLIRTILDVTPDRVSLVDTTMRYQGANRSFAEFVGRELHEIIGKTDFDLFPEHVAEERHFASRDILESGERLDTQIMIKNDEGERWFHVVCIPVYDEDGSISGLLRTDRDITDIKGYERQLLQAQKMESLGLMVGGVAHEINTPLGIILGYSQLLQEDVEDGSQIHQDLKIIEKQTQVCKKIVSDLLGFSRQTHSTKREMCFNNSVMEAVQLVRHTFQLDRVKIVTELDDRFPIIYGDPEKLKQVWINLLNNSRDAMNGRGGTIVIRTLLDTPGGIVTLWLADNGEGISSDRLKMIFDPFYSTKPVGVGTGLGLSVSFGIIEDHDGHINAESPVPKNFVFPENSQENQGPGTVFEVRLPLDHSEDIPTNGSVKEQEETFDTPPADGADIP
- the rbsA gene encoding ribose ABC transporter ATP-binding protein RbsA, whose protein sequence is MEELLRLDGIEKSFPGVKALDRVNLRVEAGRVMALVGENGAGKSTLMKVLTGIYQRDAGTITYLGKERQFAGPRDSQQAGISIIHQELNLLPELSIAENIFLGREPSGFAGRIHWKAMYKQADALLARLGVSRSSRTRLGDLSIGEQQMVEIAKALSFESRVIIMDEPTDTLTDTETEALHGVIRELRDSGRGIVYISHRLKEIFEICDDVTVLRDGNFIGEAPVADMDEEALIEMMVGRRLEEQYPRVEVTPGRFSLEVTDLVGPRLDSVSMAVREGEILGVSGLMGAGRTELMKAVFGAHPIESGSVSMFGEPVRIRSPKDALEAGIAYISEDRKRDGLILGMSVQKNMTLAALKMFSTPTGHLRAAMECEAASGYVAAFNIRTPSLRQQVGNLSGGNQQKVAIAKGLMDRPRVLILDEPTRGVDVGAKKEIYQLINRFKSEGMSIILVSSEMPEILGMSDRIIVMHEGRVRGEFTAGEADQETLMACAIGRAQEEARA
- a CDS encoding PEP/pyruvate-binding domain-containing protein, whose amino-acid sequence is MQLTQLFKHWSYQVFAPGTLLRRKYEAFKSLLKHDAIALELIADLEELFYGEVLADRQRANHLAAKLSEAVSIMAGQLVEMNPTAYMDLQEYFRKIDFYVRMSLELEQPEVGPPYILSLEDAGAFPQLAGGKASNLGRASKVEGMPVPKGFVVTANAYNYFIDYNGLNDGIEECLRQMVVGDRDLLARLTLEVQEMILAGEVPEEIARGIRFGVSEIISGDDLIAVRSSALAEDGEISFAGQYASELNVPPNDVLEAYKRVLAGKYCPRAIAYRISNGLTDRDTAMATLVLPMVDAENAGVVYSKDPDCRGGNTIGVYGVRGLGEHLVDGSVSPGKANLSRGENPALSPECTPDTNGLPGEETLVRLGRLAMRLEEEFGKPQDIEWAEDVTGELYILQTRPLQAEREEAETTYEPLEVKPMQDGLERASTGVGCGEVYFAPTGESIARIPEGAVVVTPSLKPSLLTFISKMSAVISTTGSRASHFASVARETGVPVLVGQLDQELEAGQVVTVDGTGGAIYDGCVEAILTRARGEKFIPQRVIKQYEKVVPYTVKLNLTDPEGDNFNPEGCRSLHDVVRFCHEKAVGEMFSIVDKRGRGMYAAKRLKTDLPLVMYLLDLGKGLFDGCEKNKLVSPQDIKSRPMWALWYGLADSRVKWPEKLTHMDWETFDKMAGGIFSFDSKLLASYGLISEDYLHLMIRFGYHFSVVDTICGPDAGRNYINFRFKGGGAGFDQRLLRLQFIRKVLDEYGFETGTRGDMIDAKVARIDENTTRRLLARLGYLMAVTRLMDMSMQNEEQVDQEVQRFMDAAEHKDVRLEKD
- a CDS encoding protein-tyrosine phosphatase family protein, with amino-acid sequence MFGWKKTKKSTPYQVTWVTEQLGVGHAPMSHPQLDAIRAEGVDAILNLCGEFCDLHEIEEDAGFEVHYLPLEDEEAPGLIELEKALEWLDEAIYLGKKVLIHCRHGIGRTGTVLNAYLLRRGLGHKLAGKALKKLKSKPANFVQWRTVRKYGKKSGMLSVREPSLEFKRLVDLAPFFNDYCELVERLEEQVGSKRQGLACGLDNASCCTTPVRLTLVEAVHISHRINTELSCKNRLALIERAVETAQAERRTASAMQTNAEGDEFCLSEAGAVCPLLEEGQCLLFDHRPLQCRAFAQDHSQDGDLWERLLTPALSKISAEIWFAYTGSMADDMPVFPLPDVVSGKFMETIFKMMMQQGLDS
- the rbsD gene encoding D-ribose pyranase — protein: MKKAKLINSGISYIVSTMGHGDGITVCDAGLPIPGSTQRIDLAVTRGIPSFMETVKAIASELEIEGVEMAEEFKEKSPELHRELLVFLETIADERGKPVLISYIPHEEFKANTEKSLAVVRTGECTPFANVTLKSGVVF
- a CDS encoding response regulator; amino-acid sequence: MANIIVVDDISDAGMLVKRILERKGHSVSAFTEEEDALKHAASKPVDLAILDIKLKKMTGVEVLEELKKNSPDIKAIMLTGYPTLETARESLRLGAQEYCVKPINKEELEAKVAEVLGD